The following proteins come from a genomic window of Limnohabitans sp. 103DPR2:
- the mutS gene encoding DNA mismatch repair protein MutS: MTDALDLSAHTPMMQQYLRIKAEFPDTLVFYRMGDFYEMFFEDAERAAGLMDITLTHRGQTAGKPIAMAGVPFHSVENYLAKLIKLGESVAICEQVGDVATSKGPVERKVVRVVTPGTLTDTELLSDKSEAILLSLHIAPRNACGLAWLSVTQGVLHLAECTHDELADWLERISPSELLVSASITPKWEQQLQSMRLGQRGLALSLTLRPDFQYEAGLGHGKLIKQLNVASLAAWDADKLGHAHAAAGALLTYAEHTQGRTLPHVSQLKVQKANDLIDLPTSTRRNLELTQTLRGEDSPTLFSLLDTCMTGMGSRQLKQWLLNPPRDRQIAVERLAAIDQLNDHSASAQSGVAIWSRLREQLKGASDVERITARIALRQVRPRELVALKNALIRSANLALHLQETLGHLSPTKLLHDIHFDLQPPAGLTEILQQALLEEPANLIRDGGVMAHGLDAELDELRAIQTNCDDFLLELETREKARTGIANLRVQFNKVHGFYIEVTQGQIDKVPDDYRRRQTLKNAERFITPELKAFEDKALSAQERALAREKYLYELLLDQLQNHIQALTKLAQAMAQLDALCTLTERAATLNWCAPQFAKEPCIEIRQGRHPVVEARLAETSGGSFIANDCLMHSKQRLQIITGPNMGGKSTYMRQVALIVLLASIGSHVPASSCRLGPIDAIHTRIGAADDLANAQSTFMLEMTEAAQILHSATPLSLVLMDEIGRGTSTFDGLALASGIATHLHDKTQAFALFATHYFELTEFPATHHAALNMHVGATESGNDIVFLHELQAGPASKSYGVQVARLAGMPTGVLNHARHTLSALEAGANENRVQVDLFAPPPESEQTGPSPLESALNQIDPDALSPREALEALYSLKRVMKRSEN, translated from the coding sequence ATGACAGACGCGCTCGACCTGAGTGCCCACACCCCCATGATGCAGCAGTACCTGCGCATCAAGGCGGAGTTCCCTGACACCCTGGTTTTTTACCGGATGGGTGACTTTTACGAAATGTTTTTTGAAGACGCCGAGCGTGCTGCCGGCCTCATGGACATCACCCTCACCCACCGCGGCCAAACCGCAGGCAAACCCATTGCCATGGCAGGCGTGCCTTTTCACTCAGTTGAAAACTACCTGGCCAAGCTCATCAAGTTGGGCGAGTCGGTTGCCATCTGCGAGCAAGTGGGCGATGTGGCCACCAGCAAAGGCCCCGTCGAACGCAAAGTCGTTCGCGTGGTCACGCCTGGCACCCTCACCGACACCGAGTTGCTGTCCGACAAAAGCGAAGCCATTTTGTTGTCGCTGCACATTGCACCGCGCAATGCCTGTGGCTTGGCTTGGCTGAGCGTGACGCAAGGTGTCTTGCATTTGGCTGAATGCACGCACGATGAATTGGCCGATTGGTTAGAACGAATCTCTCCAAGTGAATTGTTGGTCAGCGCCAGCATCACACCCAAGTGGGAACAGCAACTCCAATCGATGCGATTGGGCCAACGCGGCTTGGCACTGTCCCTCACTTTGCGCCCCGACTTTCAATACGAAGCAGGCTTAGGTCACGGCAAGCTCATCAAACAACTCAACGTGGCCAGCTTGGCGGCGTGGGATGCAGACAAACTGGGCCATGCACATGCAGCAGCCGGCGCCTTGCTCACTTATGCAGAACACACTCAGGGTAGAACGCTGCCGCATGTGTCTCAACTCAAAGTGCAAAAGGCCAATGACCTCATTGACCTGCCCACTAGCACACGTCGCAACTTAGAACTCACGCAAACTTTGCGCGGTGAAGATTCACCCACGCTGTTCTCTTTGCTCGACACGTGCATGACTGGCATGGGCAGTCGTCAACTCAAGCAATGGCTATTGAACCCACCTCGCGACCGTCAAATTGCCGTGGAACGATTGGCTGCCATTGACCAGTTGAATGACCACAGCGCTTCCGCACAAAGCGGCGTGGCCATTTGGTCGCGCTTGCGTGAACAACTCAAAGGTGCCAGCGATGTGGAGCGCATCACAGCGCGCATTGCCCTGAGACAAGTCCGTCCACGTGAATTGGTGGCGCTCAAGAACGCCCTCATTCGCTCTGCCAATTTGGCGCTGCACTTGCAAGAAACGCTGGGCCATTTGTCGCCCACCAAACTGTTACACGACATCCATTTCGATTTGCAGCCACCCGCTGGCCTCACCGAAATTTTGCAACAAGCCTTGCTGGAAGAACCCGCCAATTTGATTCGCGATGGTGGCGTGATGGCGCATGGCCTCGATGCCGAACTGGACGAGTTGCGCGCCATTCAAACCAATTGCGATGACTTTTTGCTGGAACTCGAAACACGAGAAAAAGCCCGCACTGGCATTGCCAATTTGCGCGTGCAATTCAACAAGGTGCACGGCTTCTACATTGAAGTGACACAGGGTCAAATCGACAAAGTGCCCGACGACTACCGTCGCCGGCAAACCTTGAAGAATGCCGAGCGCTTCATCACGCCTGAGCTCAAAGCTTTTGAGGACAAAGCCTTGTCAGCGCAGGAACGCGCGCTGGCACGCGAGAAATACTTGTACGAGCTCTTGCTCGATCAACTGCAAAACCACATCCAAGCGCTCACCAAATTGGCGCAAGCCATGGCGCAATTGGATGCCTTGTGCACCCTCACAGAGCGCGCAGCCACGCTCAACTGGTGCGCACCGCAATTTGCCAAAGAGCCGTGCATTGAAATTCGTCAAGGTCGTCACCCCGTGGTGGAGGCCCGCTTGGCTGAAACCTCGGGTGGCAGTTTCATTGCCAACGATTGCCTGATGCACAGCAAGCAGCGTTTGCAAATCATCACTGGCCCCAACATGGGCGGTAAGTCCACTTACATGCGCCAGGTGGCATTGATTGTGCTTTTGGCCAGCATCGGCAGTCATGTGCCCGCCAGCAGTTGCAGACTGGGCCCGATTGACGCCATTCACACGCGCATCGGCGCCGCCGATGACTTGGCCAATGCCCAATCAACTTTCATGCTGGAGATGACCGAAGCCGCTCAAATTTTGCACAGCGCCACGCCTTTGTCATTGGTGCTCATGGACGAGATTGGTCGCGGCACATCCACCTTCGATGGCTTGGCTTTGGCCAGCGGCATTGCCACGCACTTGCATGACAAAACCCAGGCCTTTGCCCTGTTTGCGACGCACTACTTTGAACTCACCGAGTTTCCTGCCACGCACCACGCCGCTTTGAACATGCACGTGGGCGCCACAGAGTCGGGCAATGACATTGTGTTTTTGCATGAACTGCAAGCGGGTCCTGCCAGCAAGAGTTATGGCGTGCAAGTGGCCCGGTTAGCGGGCATGCCCACTGGTGTTTTGAACCATGCGCGCCACACTTTGTCGGCGCTCGAAGCCGGTGCCAATGAAAACCGAGTTCAAGTGGACTTGTTTGCGCCGCCGCCCGAATCTGAACAAACTGGCCCCTCACCTCTCGAGTCGGCCTTGAACCAAATTGACCCAGACGCCCTCAGCCCGCGCGAAGCTTTGGAAGCTTTGTACAGCCTCAAGCGTGTCATGAAACGATCTGAGAATTAA
- a CDS encoding inositol monophosphatase family protein, with translation MSTNLHPMLNVAVKAARAAGAIINRAALDVEAVRISQKQVNDFVTEVDLASENAIIETLLTAYPHHGILAEESGKTHGNPDADHIWIIDPLDGTTNFIHGFPVYCVSIALAVNGKVEQAVVYDPSRNDLFTATKGRGAYMNDRRLRTSKRTQMHECLISTGFPFRPGDNFNQYLRMMGDVMQRTAGLRRPGAAALDLAYVAAGFTDAFFETGLQIWDVAAGSLLVTEAGGLVGNFTGEADFLEQKECLAGTPKIYGQLVPILSKYSKFASAGEKASVRAADAKDAAAAAPLQAGQDSTDSPF, from the coding sequence ATGTCGACCAATCTCCACCCCATGCTCAACGTAGCCGTCAAGGCTGCACGCGCCGCAGGCGCCATCATCAACCGCGCCGCCTTGGACGTGGAGGCTGTTCGAATTTCACAAAAACAAGTGAACGACTTTGTGACCGAAGTCGACTTGGCGAGCGAAAACGCCATCATCGAAACTCTTTTAACCGCCTACCCGCACCACGGCATCTTGGCCGAAGAGTCTGGCAAAACACACGGCAACCCCGATGCCGACCACATCTGGATCATCGACCCCCTCGATGGCACCACCAATTTCATCCATGGCTTTCCCGTTTATTGCGTCAGCATTGCACTGGCCGTGAATGGCAAAGTTGAACAAGCCGTGGTGTACGACCCCTCACGCAACGATTTGTTCACAGCCACCAAAGGCCGCGGCGCGTACATGAACGACCGCCGCTTGCGCACCAGCAAGCGCACGCAAATGCACGAATGCCTCATTTCCACAGGCTTCCCCTTCCGTCCTGGTGACAACTTCAACCAGTACCTGCGCATGATGGGCGATGTGATGCAACGCACAGCGGGTCTGCGCCGTCCTGGCGCTGCTGCTTTGGACCTGGCCTACGTGGCCGCAGGCTTTACAGATGCCTTCTTTGAAACGGGATTGCAAATTTGGGACGTGGCAGCAGGTTCCTTGCTGGTCACAGAAGCTGGCGGGCTGGTTGGCAACTTCACAGGCGAGGCCGACTTCTTGGAGCAAAAAGAATGCTTGGCCGGCACCCCCAAAATTTACGGTCAACTGGTGCCCATCTTGAGCAAGTACAGCAAATTCGCCAGCGCTGGCGAGAAAGCCTCTGTGCGCGCTGCCGATGCCAAGGATGCCGCCGCTGCAGCCCCATTGCAGGCTGGGCAAGACTCAACGGACAGCCCCTTCTAA
- a CDS encoding RNA methyltransferase, with the protein MRTRFILIETSHPGNVGAAARALKVMGFDEMVLVAPRYANVLRKEETIQRASGANDVLDKTRIVDTLDEALEGISHLCATAMTPRDFGPPTRSPREHFDLLLGQSASHAQTQATADTEKHFGPVSSIGFLFGSERFGMKNEDVYKCHVALSIPTNPQFGSLNLAAALQLVAYEWRLALGGFPVASPVADANLADAAQVSGMLLHWEKALIEIGFLDPEAPKKLMPRLNQLFNRANLSPEEIHILRGVAKAMIETAQAKR; encoded by the coding sequence ATGCGAACCCGATTTATCTTGATTGAAACCAGCCATCCTGGCAATGTGGGCGCGGCCGCCCGCGCGCTCAAAGTCATGGGCTTTGATGAGATGGTGCTGGTGGCGCCCCGTTATGCCAATGTGCTGCGCAAGGAAGAGACCATCCAAAGGGCCAGTGGCGCCAATGATGTTCTGGACAAAACGCGCATTGTGGACACTCTGGACGAGGCCCTTGAAGGCATCTCCCATTTGTGCGCCACGGCCATGACGCCCCGCGATTTTGGGCCGCCCACGCGCTCGCCCAGAGAGCACTTTGACTTGTTGTTGGGGCAGTCGGCGTCGCATGCGCAAACCCAGGCGACAGCCGATACTGAAAAACATTTCGGCCCCGTTTCTTCCATTGGTTTCTTGTTTGGCTCCGAGCGTTTTGGCATGAAAAACGAGGACGTTTACAAGTGCCATGTGGCTTTGTCGATTCCCACCAATCCGCAATTTGGCTCTTTGAATTTGGCAGCAGCCCTTCAACTGGTGGCCTACGAATGGCGCTTGGCGCTGGGTGGGTTTCCTGTGGCGTCGCCGGTTGCCGATGCTAATTTGGCCGATGCGGCGCAGGTCTCAGGCATGTTGTTGCATTGGGAAAAGGCACTGATCGAGATTGGTTTTCTGGACCCCGAAGCGCCTAAAAAGCTGATGCCGCGTTTGAACCAGCTTTTCAATCGCGCCAACTTGAGTCCTGAAGAAATCCATATTTTGCGAGGTGTTGCTAAAGCCATGATCGAAACAGCGCAAGCAAAACGCTAG
- the cysE gene encoding serine O-acetyltransferase has translation MFARLHSDIQCILDRDPAARSAWEVLTCYPGLHAVVLHRWAHACWRAGFKWLGRFISNFSRWITGIEIHPGATLGERVFFDHGMGIVIGETAEIGDGCTIYHGVTLGGTSLYKGAKRHPTLGKDVVVGAGAKVLGGFTVGDGAKVGSNAVVTKPVPAGATAVGNPARIIQEDQDVQREAVASKMGFSAYGVTQNDDPLSQAMRGLIDNAASQEHQIALLWQALEKMNAQQGNAQGIQMPGDAAKRETFEAEKLNQLVGK, from the coding sequence ATGTTTGCACGTTTACATTCCGACATCCAATGCATCCTTGACCGTGATCCTGCTGCGCGCAGTGCATGGGAGGTGCTGACGTGTTATCCCGGTTTGCATGCGGTGGTCTTGCACCGATGGGCGCACGCATGCTGGCGTGCGGGCTTCAAATGGTTGGGCCGTTTCATCTCCAACTTTTCACGCTGGATCACGGGCATTGAAATTCACCCAGGCGCCACCTTGGGCGAGCGGGTTTTCTTTGACCACGGCATGGGCATTGTGATTGGCGAGACCGCTGAAATTGGAGATGGTTGCACCATCTATCACGGCGTGACCTTGGGCGGTACCTCTTTGTACAAAGGTGCCAAACGACATCCCACTTTGGGCAAAGATGTGGTGGTGGGTGCAGGTGCCAAAGTCCTGGGTGGTTTTACCGTGGGTGATGGCGCCAAAGTGGGCTCCAACGCCGTGGTCACCAAGCCAGTGCCAGCGGGCGCCACAGCGGTAGGTAATCCAGCACGCATCATTCAAGAAGACCAAGACGTGCAGCGTGAAGCAGTGGCCTCCAAGATGGGTTTTTCAGCATACGGCGTGACTCAAAATGACGATCCCTTGTCGCAAGCCATGCGCGGCTTGATTGACAACGCCGCCAGCCAAGAACACCAAATTGCCTTGCTGTGGCAAGCGCTGGAAAAAATGAACGCGCAGCAAGGCAATGCACAAGGCATTCAGATGCCCGGTGATGCGGCCAAGCGCGAAACCTTTGAGGCTGAAAAACTCAATCAGTTGGTGGGCAAATAA
- the mog gene encoding molybdopterin adenylyltransferase: protein MLSHHDAVKIGIVSISDRASTGVYEDKGLPALKTWLTQALKNPIEFEARLIPDEKEGISAALVELVDSGCSLILTTGGTGPAIRDVTPEATLAIADKEMPGFGEQMRQISLKFVPTAILSRQVAVIRGQSLIINLPGQPKSIAETLEGLKDSTGQSIVHGIFAAVPYCIDLIGGPYLETHDEVCKAFRPKTAIRPPQA from the coding sequence ATGTTATCGCATCACGACGCCGTCAAAATTGGCATTGTTTCCATCAGCGACCGCGCCAGCACTGGCGTCTATGAAGACAAAGGCCTGCCAGCCCTGAAAACATGGCTCACCCAGGCCTTGAAAAACCCCATTGAATTTGAAGCGCGCCTCATCCCCGACGAAAAAGAGGGCATCAGCGCCGCGCTGGTTGAATTGGTCGACTCGGGTTGCAGTTTGATCCTCACAACAGGTGGAACAGGCCCCGCTATTCGCGACGTCACACCCGAAGCCACCCTGGCCATTGCCGACAAAGAAATGCCAGGCTTTGGCGAGCAAATGCGCCAAATTAGTTTGAAATTTGTACCCACTGCGATATTGTCCAGGCAAGTGGCAGTGATTCGCGGTCAAAGCTTGATCATCAACTTGCCCGGCCAGCCCAAATCGATTGCCGAAACGCTTGAAGGTTTGAAAGACAGTACAGGACAAAGCATCGTCCATGGCATTTTTGCAGCGGTGCCTTACTGCATTGATTTGATAGGTGGCCCTTACCTCGAAACCCATGACGAGGTTTGCAAAGCATTCAGGCCCAAGACGGCCATCCGCCCACCCCAAGCCTGA
- the yjgA gene encoding ribosome biogenesis factor YjgA yields the protein MSRKFKKGYFVQGQFVAEGSELDLELKRELKGGTDEPSRTELKRESDELQKLGESLLTLRADLMAKVDLPEKLVEAVAEAKRITNFEGKRRQMQFIGKLMRKLDDEAVEGVRAALLEQSQGSAQETLQLHLAEQWRDRLIKEDEACGEWLQSFPGTDSQQLRALIRQARKDAPAQSAATVSQGLAPRQSRAYREIFQLVRAELSQADEGGSGLDELDEDH from the coding sequence ATGTCCCGTAAATTCAAAAAAGGTTATTTTGTTCAAGGTCAATTTGTTGCCGAAGGCAGCGAACTCGACCTGGAGCTCAAACGCGAACTCAAGGGCGGCACCGATGAGCCTAGCCGCACTGAACTCAAGCGGGAAAGTGACGAGTTGCAAAAGCTGGGCGAAAGTTTGTTGACTTTGCGCGCCGATTTAATGGCCAAAGTTGACTTGCCAGAAAAACTGGTGGAGGCCGTTGCAGAAGCCAAACGCATCACCAATTTCGAAGGCAAGCGCCGTCAAATGCAGTTCATAGGCAAACTCATGCGCAAGTTGGACGACGAAGCCGTAGAAGGCGTGCGCGCTGCGCTTCTAGAGCAAAGCCAAGGCTCAGCGCAAGAAACTTTGCAACTGCATTTGGCCGAGCAATGGCGCGATCGCCTCATCAAAGAGGACGAGGCCTGCGGCGAATGGTTGCAAAGTTTTCCTGGCACCGACAGTCAGCAATTGCGCGCCCTCATTCGACAAGCTCGAAAAGACGCACCTGCACAGTCAGCCGCCACGGTTTCACAAGGACTGGCACCGCGTCAAAGCCGCGCTTACCGTGAAATTTTTCAATTGGTCCGTGCGGAATTGAGCCAAGCAGATGAAGGCGGCTCAGGCCTTGATGAACTTGACGAAGACCATTGA
- the pmbA gene encoding metalloprotease PmbA, translating to MTKKTKASTQALNEQAHEGFSYSRNYFEGLVDSALKHAKKIGASDAGAEASEGCGLSVSVRKGELETVERNRDKSLGVTVYVGHRRGNASTSDFSEAAIQQTVQAAYDIARFTAEDPTAGLPDEEDIAKVHPELDLFHPWAINSEQAAQLALACEDAALKTSRRITNSDGAGVSAQQSHFFSAHTHGFRGGYASSRHSMSVAPIAAMPGKNAEMQRDAWFTSMRAADQMATPEAVGRYAAERALSRLGGRKIPTIECPVLFESPVAAGLLGGFVQAVSGGSLYRKTSFLVDSMGKPVFPKHIDILEDPHVLRGKGSSPFDDEGVRGMKRKVVSGGRVEGYFLSSYSARKLGMKTTGNAGGSHNLVMTSKLTRSSDDLKAMLQKLGTGLFVIELMGQGVNYVTGDYSRGASGFWVENGEIAFPVHEITIAGNLKTMFKGIEAVGADAYTYGAKTVGSVLINRMKVAGS from the coding sequence ATGACGAAAAAAACCAAGGCATCCACCCAGGCATTGAACGAACAGGCCCATGAAGGTTTCAGCTACAGCCGCAACTATTTCGAGGGATTGGTCGATTCTGCCCTGAAACACGCCAAAAAGATCGGCGCAAGCGATGCAGGTGCAGAAGCTTCTGAAGGTTGTGGCCTGAGTGTCAGTGTTCGAAAGGGTGAATTGGAGACGGTTGAGCGCAATCGCGACAAGTCCTTGGGTGTGACGGTCTATGTGGGCCATCGCCGCGGCAATGCCAGCACGTCCGACTTTTCGGAGGCCGCCATTCAGCAAACGGTGCAAGCCGCCTATGACATCGCGCGCTTCACCGCCGAAGATCCAACGGCTGGCCTGCCAGATGAAGAAGACATCGCCAAAGTGCACCCCGAATTGGATTTGTTTCACCCATGGGCCATCAACAGCGAGCAGGCCGCTCAGTTGGCCTTGGCTTGCGAAGATGCCGCTTTGAAAACCAGTCGCCGCATCACCAACAGTGACGGCGCAGGTGTCTCTGCGCAGCAAAGTCATTTTTTCAGCGCGCACACCCATGGCTTTCGGGGCGGTTATGCCAGTTCACGTCACAGCATGTCGGTCGCGCCCATTGCGGCCATGCCGGGCAAAAACGCTGAGATGCAACGTGATGCGTGGTTCACATCCATGCGCGCTGCCGATCAAATGGCCACGCCCGAGGCTGTGGGCCGCTATGCCGCAGAGCGTGCACTCAGCCGCTTGGGCGGTCGCAAAATCCCCACCATTGAATGTCCTGTGTTGTTTGAGTCGCCCGTGGCCGCAGGTTTGTTGGGTGGCTTTGTTCAAGCGGTCAGCGGCGGTTCTTTGTATCGCAAAACCAGCTTCTTGGTCGACTCGATGGGCAAGCCGGTTTTCCCCAAACACATTGATATTTTGGAAGACCCCCATGTGCTTCGCGGCAAGGGCAGCTCGCCTTTTGACGATGAAGGTGTGCGCGGCATGAAGCGCAAGGTGGTGTCGGGTGGTCGCGTAGAAGGCTATTTCTTAAGCAGCTATTCAGCGCGCAAGTTGGGCATGAAAACCACCGGCAATGCGGGTGGCTCGCACAATTTGGTGATGACTTCCAAGCTCACGCGTTCGTCAGACGATTTAAAGGCCATGCTTCAAAAATTGGGCACGGGTTTGTTTGTCATTGAGCTGATGGGGCAGGGCGTGAACTACGTGACTGGCGACTACTCACGCGGTGCTTCTGGCTTCTGGGTCGAGAACGGTGAGATTGCTTTTCCTGTTCACGAAATCACCATTGCGGGCAATTTGAAAACCATGTTCAAGGGCATTGAAGCTGTGGGTGCAGATGCCTACACCTACGGTGCCAAAACTGTGGGCTCGGTGCTCATCAATCGCATGAAGGTCGCGGGCAGTTGA
- a CDS encoding DMT family transporter has translation MLAPELLAGMASGCWAIGALFSANASSEMGAFAFTRWRLFFAMCLLWLAAFYVGRWPELTFESIAWLSLSSWIGILVGDTALFVCMNRLGPRRSGVLFATHALFSALFAWLFFGETLWGWTLMGSGVLVSGVMVATLWGRREEETHAWENTSGALWIGVAMGLLAAVGQSVATLMMKPLMSTGIDAVSASAVRATASFAAHVLLLWCGLSLSKLKNPLNWKSLLNTALSATVSMVIGMTLILQALKTGQANLVAIFSSIAPVLLLPLLWAVYRRQPAAGAWWGGAMTVVGSAMIMSSKI, from the coding sequence ATGCTGGCGCCAGAGTTGTTGGCCGGCATGGCCTCTGGCTGTTGGGCCATTGGCGCTTTGTTTTCTGCCAATGCATCTTCTGAGATGGGCGCATTTGCTTTTACGCGATGGCGTTTGTTCTTTGCCATGTGTTTGCTGTGGCTGGCGGCCTTTTATGTGGGGCGTTGGCCAGAGCTCACTTTTGAAAGCATTGCGTGGTTGTCCCTGTCCAGCTGGATTGGCATCTTGGTGGGCGACACGGCTTTGTTCGTCTGCATGAACAGGTTAGGGCCAAGGCGCTCGGGTGTTTTGTTTGCCACCCATGCCCTTTTTTCTGCGTTGTTTGCTTGGCTGTTCTTCGGTGAAACGCTTTGGGGCTGGACCCTCATGGGCAGTGGCGTTTTGGTTTCGGGTGTGATGGTGGCAACCTTGTGGGGCCGCCGAGAAGAAGAAACGCACGCTTGGGAAAATACCAGTGGCGCACTCTGGATTGGCGTGGCCATGGGTTTGTTGGCTGCGGTGGGTCAGTCTGTTGCCACGCTCATGATGAAACCCTTGATGAGCACTGGCATCGATGCGGTGTCTGCTTCTGCAGTGCGTGCCACAGCCAGTTTTGCGGCGCATGTTTTGTTGTTGTGGTGCGGCTTGAGTTTGTCGAAGTTGAAAAACCCGCTCAATTGGAAAAGCTTGCTCAACACCGCCTTGAGCGCCACCGTGTCCATGGTGATTGGCATGACCTTGATACTGCAAGCCTTGAAGACTGGGCAAGCCAACTTGGTGGCGATCTTTTCGTCTATTGCGCCTGTGCTTTTGTTGCCATTACTGTGGGCTGTCTATCGCAGACAACCCGCCGCTGGCGCTTGGTGGGGCGGCGCCATGACCGTGGTCGGCAGCGCCATGATCATGAGCTCGAAGATTTAA
- a CDS encoding GatB/YqeY domain-containing protein, which produces MSLKDQITEDMKTAMRAKDTARLGTIRLLLSAMKQKEVDERVVLDDAAVVAIVDKLVKQRKDSIAAFEQAARQDLVDIEKAEMVVLQAYLPARMSAEEVTAAVQAIVASLGAKGPGDMGKVMGAVKTQLAGKADMGQVSAAVKAALAG; this is translated from the coding sequence ATGAGCCTCAAAGACCAAATCACCGAAGACATGAAAACAGCCATGCGCGCCAAAGACACGGCACGCTTGGGCACCATCCGTTTGTTGCTGTCGGCCATGAAGCAAAAAGAGGTCGATGAGCGCGTGGTGTTGGACGATGCCGCCGTGGTGGCCATCGTCGACAAGTTGGTCAAGCAGCGCAAAGATTCCATCGCTGCTTTTGAGCAAGCTGCACGCCAAGATTTGGTCGACATTGAAAAAGCGGAGATGGTGGTGTTGCAAGCCTACTTGCCAGCTCGCATGTCTGCAGAAGAAGTGACCGCAGCCGTTCAAGCCATCGTGGCCTCTTTGGGCGCTAAAGGCCCCGGTGACATGGGCAAGGTCATGGGCGCCGTCAAAACCCAATTGGCAGGCAAAGCCGACATGGGCCAAGTTTCAGCCGCCGTCAAAGCCGCTCTCGCCGGCTAA
- the rpsU gene encoding 30S ribosomal protein S21: protein MTTIRVKENEPFDVALRRFKRTIEKLGLLTDLRAREFYEKPTTERKRKKAAAVKRHYKRVRSMQLPKKLY, encoded by the coding sequence ATGACCACCATTCGCGTGAAAGAAAACGAGCCGTTTGACGTAGCACTTCGCCGCTTCAAGCGCACCATTGAAAAACTCGGTCTGTTGACCGACCTGCGTGCCCGTGAGTTTTATGAAAAGCCCACCACAGAACGCAAGCGCAAAAAAGCGGCCGCTGTGAAGCGCCACTACAAGCGCGTGCGCAGCATGCAATTGCCCAAGAAGCTGTACTAA
- a CDS encoding NAD(P)/FAD-dependent oxidoreductase, whose amino-acid sequence MQTCDVVIVGAGAAGLFCAGVAGQLGLSVLLVDHSPKVAEKIRISGGGRCNFTNRNIDVSAPHKHFLSENPHFCRSALSRYTAQDFIELMQSYDIPFHEKHKGQLFCDRSAEDLIQMLLKECDKGGVQRWHGCGVKSVSQSDNGYQLQTDQGEVQAGAVVIATGGLSIPQIGATDFGYRIAEQFGLRLVARRPGLVPLTFDGNEWAPYVSLAGLSLPVSIETGAKKTRMSFDEDLLFTHRGLSGPAVLQISNYWREGQPLHLNLAPQQDIEGSLMQAKVRSKKLIANELGAWVPHRLADVWVAQDPQWQRPVAEASDKALAQLAQKLSHWPLTPNGSEGYKKAEVTLGGVDTRDLSSQTMESKQPGLYFIGEVVDVTGWLGGYNFQWAWASAFACAQALKQKQEIAS is encoded by the coding sequence ATGCAAACATGTGATGTGGTCATCGTCGGTGCTGGTGCTGCCGGCCTTTTTTGTGCGGGCGTCGCCGGTCAACTTGGCTTGTCTGTTTTGTTGGTCGACCACAGCCCCAAAGTGGCTGAAAAAATTCGCATCTCTGGTGGCGGCAGGTGCAACTTCACCAACCGCAACATCGATGTCAGTGCGCCGCACAAACATTTCTTAAGCGAGAACCCGCACTTCTGTCGCAGCGCGCTGTCACGCTACACCGCGCAAGACTTCATTGAATTGATGCAGTCTTACGACATCCCTTTTCACGAAAAGCACAAAGGTCAATTGTTTTGCGATCGGTCTGCCGAAGACCTGATCCAAATGCTTTTAAAGGAATGCGACAAAGGTGGCGTTCAACGCTGGCATGGCTGCGGCGTGAAATCCGTTTCACAATCAGACAACGGCTATCAACTGCAAACAGACCAGGGTGAAGTTCAAGCCGGCGCGGTGGTGATTGCCACGGGCGGCTTGTCCATTCCGCAAATTGGCGCCACCGACTTTGGCTACCGCATAGCCGAGCAGTTTGGTCTGCGCTTGGTGGCCAGAAGGCCGGGCTTGGTTCCCCTTACGTTTGATGGCAATGAATGGGCGCCCTACGTCAGCTTGGCGGGCCTGTCACTACCCGTCAGCATCGAAACAGGCGCCAAAAAAACCCGCATGAGCTTTGACGAGGACCTGCTGTTCACCCATCGCGGCTTATCGGGTCCGGCAGTATTGCAAATTTCCAACTATTGGCGAGAAGGTCAACCCCTTCATTTGAACCTGGCCCCCCAACAGGACATTGAAGGCTCGCTGATGCAAGCCAAGGTCAGGTCCAAAAAACTCATTGCCAATGAACTGGGCGCTTGGGTGCCGCACCGCCTGGCAGACGTCTGGGTGGCCCAAGACCCTCAGTGGCAGCGCCCTGTGGCCGAGGCCAGCGACAAAGCTCTGGCCCAATTGGCCCAAAAACTCAGCCACTGGCCCCTAACGCCCAATGGCAGCGAAGGCTACAAAAAGGCCGAGGTCACCCTTGGCGGCGTCGACACCCGCGATTTGTCATCCCAGACCATGGAATCCAAGCAACCGGGCCTGTATTTCATTGGGGAAGTGGTGGATGTGACCGGCTGGCTGGGTGGCTACAACTTCCAATGGGCCTGGGCCAGCGCCTTTGCCTGCGCCCAAGCCCTGAAACAAAAACAGGAAATTGCCTCTTAA